A region of Fusarium keratoplasticum isolate Fu6.1 chromosome 6, whole genome shotgun sequence DNA encodes the following proteins:
- a CDS encoding Zn(2)-C6 fungal-type domain-containing protein yields the protein MAPDSIAKRRACVPCTSAKLKCTPHANGRCERCSRLGKHCEYQNMPERRRKQRVTGRVEALESKIDGLMAQISHLTKQNDPQTSTASTSTASSGDRVEDYSLGELVADTQDATPYEPPVTVLHELVGTSEAESLIADFKSNWTSKFPFVVVALERSAIDIHAHSPFLCLCILGVTMDFLHPLRKRLYNEIMDQITSKIIRDAERSLDLLQGLLVYAAWYRHPLHIGKREAVMFVQLCTTLVYDLDLDKKTGLTIEEQHAVLGTFWLSGSLRLMLNKPVGLPHSKQVEDCSRELAASTACLSDPWAGQLARLQSFMSKVDDDHHAHKTVFQSAGAEVLTQIFSIRYTRELEELKSSVARALVGCPKPVERFLQMEIECAELSTLRFCLVDSLWVSESTAARRSTMLWRALKLSRSIIENLINTPEAEVRQITFVTLDRVWTTFEILAKTTWALIQSLLGEKDQPVNQAAVRGILAEGNFLKLISEVRNRLEKTARNVPEADKELELFNVFHSRVKLFAKCYDKRIKDSTGVDPWEVGEDVVVEQSDMWEGGVDLRQEMADVPLLTHNQVFDQAWWNEVMNGFGRYEGT from the exons ATGGCTCCTGATTCGATCGCCAAGCGTCGCGCTTGCGTGCCATGCACATCGGCTAAGCTGAAATGTACACCTCATGCCAACGGCCGGTGTGAGCGATGCTCCCGTTTGGGTAAGCACTGCGAGTATCAGAATATGCCCGAAAGGAGGCGTAAACAAAGAGTTACAGG TCGAGTGGAAGCTCTCGAAAGCAAGATTGATGGCCTCATGGCTCAGATCTCACACCTGACCAAGCAGAACGATCCTCAAACTAGCACTGCTTCAACCTCTACTGCGTCTTCTGGCGACAGAGTTGAAGACTATTCCTTGGGTGAGCTTGTGGCAGATACTCAAGATGCTACCCCTTACGAACCACCAGTTACCGTATTGCACGAGTTGGTGGGCACGAGTGAGGCAGAATCTCTTATAGCCGACTTCAAGTCCAACTGGACGTCAAAGTTCCCATTCGTTGTCGTTGCTCTTGAGAGGTCGGCTATCGATATTCATGCCCACAGCCCCTTTCTCTGCCTTTGCATCCTTGGAGTTACCATGGACTTTCTACACCCTCTTCGCAAACGCTTGTACAACGAGATCATGGATCAGATCACCTCAAAGATCATCCGCGATGCTGAGAGGAGTTTGGATCTCTTGCAGGGTCTTCTTGTATATGCTGCGTGGTATCGCCACCCTCTCCATATTGGGAAGCGAGAAGCTGTGATGTTTGTCCAGTTGTGCACAACTCTGGTGTACGACTTGGATCTGGACAAGAAGACGGGTTTGACGATAGAGGAGCAACATGCTGTCCTCGGGACATTTTGGCTCTCTGGAAG CTTGAGACTGATGCTGAACAAACCAGTCGGTCTCCCGCACAGCAAGCAGGTGGAGGATTGTTCTCGGGAGCTGGCAGCTTCAACAGCATGTTTGAGTGACCCGTGGGCTGGGCAACTTGCTCGCTTACAGTCATTCATGAGCAAAGTGGATGATGATCACCATGCGCACAAGACCGTGTTTCAATCTGCCGGAGCTGAAGTTCTTACCCAAATCTTCAGCATTAGATACACTCgtgagctcgaggagctgaagagcTCAGTAGCAAGAGCTCTCGTTGGTTGTCCCAAGCCTGTTG AGCGCTTCTTGCAAATGGAAATTGAATGCGCCGAGTTGTCCACCCTGCGGTTTTGCCTCGTAGATAGTCTCTGGGTTTCCGAAAGCACGGCTGCCAGAAGAAGCACCATGCTGTGGCGGGCTCTCAAACTGAGTAGATCAATAATCGAGAACTTGATCAATACCCCAGAGGCAGAGGTTCGACAAATCACGTTTGTCACGCTAGACCGGGTCTGGACGACTTTTGAGATTCTGGCCAAGACCACTTGGGCGCTTATCCAGTCTCTCCTAGGCGAAAAGGATCAGCCGGTTAACCAGGCGGCGGTGCGAGGTATCCTCGCCGAGGGCAACTTTCTCAAGCTCATATCTGAGGTGAGAAATAGGCTAGAGAAGACGGCGAGAAACGTCCCCGAGGCGGACAAGGAGTTGGAGCTATTCAACGTGTTTCATTCTAGAGTCAAGCTATTTGCCAAGTGCTACGATAAGCGTATCAAGGACTCTACAGGTGTTGATCCATGGGAAGTTGGCGAGGATGTGGTGGTTGAGCAGAGCGACATGTGGGAGGGGGGTGTTGACTTGAGACAAGAGATGGCAGATGTTCCACTCCTCACCCATAACCAGGTTTTTGATCAAGCTTGGTGGAATGAGGTGATGAATGGGTTTGGAAGATATGAAGGGACCTAA